One genomic segment of Cardinium endosymbiont of Philonthus spinipes includes these proteins:
- a CDS encoding sodium:solute symporter family protein → MALDISLLLLVIFLLFTLIMFFCSLKKKVTNFREHAVGHRQFSTAAVVATIIAVYCPGGLLRASITEAPTGGWPIAHRIIIALFPLLILSWLAGRMSKFIYNLSMPETMGNVYGSYARFVTALFEVCNAIIIVSLQIRMISEATSLFITSVSPLAITILITIVLIVYAMFGGVRAITFTDVWQCIIFSTLIIILAGVILKKTGKSPLEIIHFLQTQNQFQLHHIMPSHQKVPNTLRYLSTLFIALSPYLVQNVYVCHSPAQARKAFLYASIFSSILIGCIILVGLFVFAWLPHLPSHNIWPQFLAHASPLVKGMVCIIILSFAMSTVDSRLHVASIMLAYDIPKSIRLLKKRLHAYQFRMARIILLALALLTMVLAFNCSLRTLLQGLIWYGRLYVPTILAPFILAVLGFRTTSSAAAIGMTTGLLAVFVWQKWLAPIVGTNSGHVPCMLMNGLAMLTTHYLRATMPKGPATKKILDPLKPKSQPHAVKTNRQN, encoded by the coding sequence ATGGCACTTGATATTTCACTACTGTTACTTGTAATTTTTTTACTATTTACCTTAATAATGTTTTTTTGTTCCTTGAAGAAAAAGGTTACCAACTTTCGGGAGCATGCCGTTGGGCATAGGCAATTTAGCACAGCTGCTGTAGTAGCCACCATAATAGCCGTTTACTGCCCAGGGGGGCTACTCAGGGCTAGTATAACAGAGGCTCCTACAGGTGGCTGGCCTATAGCGCATAGAATCATTATTGCGCTTTTTCCCCTATTGATATTAAGTTGGTTAGCAGGACGTATGTCTAAGTTTATCTATAACCTATCCATGCCAGAGACCATGGGCAATGTATATGGCAGTTATGCAAGGTTTGTGACCGCTTTATTTGAGGTGTGTAATGCCATCATTATTGTCTCTTTGCAAATTCGTATGATATCTGAGGCAACCAGCCTATTTATAACTTCAGTTAGCCCACTGGCCATTACCATACTCATTACCATAGTTTTGATTGTCTATGCCATGTTTGGTGGAGTGCGTGCCATTACCTTTACAGATGTATGGCAATGTATTATTTTTTCTACCCTTATTATTATACTAGCTGGGGTGATTCTCAAAAAGACAGGTAAATCCCCTCTTGAAATCATTCATTTTTTACAAACCCAAAACCAATTTCAACTACATCATATTATGCCTTCTCATCAAAAGGTGCCAAATACACTTCGATACCTGTCTACACTTTTTATTGCGCTAAGCCCCTATCTCGTGCAAAATGTATATGTATGCCACAGCCCTGCTCAAGCAAGAAAAGCATTCTTATATGCTAGTATCTTTTCTAGCATACTCATAGGATGTATCATCCTAGTTGGGCTATTTGTTTTCGCATGGTTGCCACATCTACCATCTCATAATATTTGGCCCCAATTCCTTGCACATGCTTCCCCTTTGGTAAAAGGAATGGTATGCATCATTATATTATCTTTTGCCATGTCCACAGTGGATTCTAGATTGCATGTAGCTAGTATTATGCTTGCCTATGATATACCCAAAAGCATTCGTTTGCTAAAAAAACGTTTGCACGCCTACCAGTTCCGGATGGCCCGCATAATACTGTTGGCGCTAGCCCTCCTGACTATGGTATTGGCTTTTAACTGCTCACTCCGCACACTTCTCCAAGGACTTATATGGTATGGACGCCTCTATGTACCAACGATTCTAGCCCCATTTATTTTAGCGGTCTTAGGCTTCCGTACTACTTCCTCAGCAGCTGCAATAGGAATGACAACCGGCTTACTTGCTGTCTTTGTTTGGCAAAAGTGGCTTGCCCCTATAGTCGGGACAAATAGTGGCCACGTCCCCTGTATGTTGATGAATGGTTTGGCCATGCTCACCACGCACTATTTACGAGCCACAATGCCAAAAGGACCAGCAACGAAAAAAATCCTTGACCCACTTAAGCCTAAATCGCAGCCACATGCTGTAAAAACCAATAGACAAAATTAA
- the rplU gene encoding 50S ribosomal protein L21, whose amino-acid sequence MYAVVEIAGKQFKVSKEQWLYTPKLQSEVGALLTFDKVLLLDDEAGTVAVGAPTLNGVTVQAKVLGHTKADKIIVFKKKRRNGYKVKRGHRQDHTRIVIEDIIK is encoded by the coding sequence ATGTACGCAGTTGTAGAAATAGCTGGGAAACAGTTTAAAGTTTCCAAGGAACAATGGCTCTACACCCCTAAATTGCAAAGTGAAGTGGGTGCTTTGCTCACTTTTGATAAAGTTTTGCTTTTAGATGATGAAGCGGGTACGGTAGCTGTTGGTGCACCTACGCTGAATGGCGTAACGGTTCAGGCCAAGGTATTGGGACATACCAAAGCAGATAAAATTATCGTTTTTAAGAAAAAAAGACGAAATGGATATAAAGTAAAGCGAGGGCATCGTCAAGATCACACGCGAATTGTTATTGAAGATATTATAAAATAA
- the rpmA gene encoding 50S ribosomal protein L27: MAHKKGAGSSRNGRDSESKRLGIKKYGGEAVIAGHIIVRQRGTRYYPGKNVGLGRDHTLFALTNGVVVFKKKKDMRSIVSVDNI; the protein is encoded by the coding sequence ATGGCACATAAGAAGGGAGCTGGTAGCTCCCGTAACGGAAGAGATTCAGAAAGTAAGCGGCTCGGCATAAAAAAATATGGTGGAGAAGCAGTAATAGCTGGCCATATCATTGTTAGGCAAAGAGGCACCCGCTATTATCCTGGAAAAAATGTTGGCTTAGGAAGGGATCACACTTTATTTGCTTTAACCAATGGGGTAGTTGTCTTTAAAAAAAAGAAAGATATGCGGTCTATTGTATCGGTAGATAATATCTAG